The genomic interval CAGGAGGTAGGCAAAGACGCAGCCCGGTTCTTTTTCCTTCTCCGTCGCCCTGACAGTCACCTGGATTTTGATCTGGAGCTGGCCAAGGCCCAGAATAATGAGAATCCTGTCTATTATGTGCAGTATGCCCATGCCCGTCTCTGCAGCATCCTCAGAAAAGCCAGGGAAGCTGGCATCAATCTCCCCGAAGTGGCAACCGCTGATCTGTCACGGCTGATTCTAGATGAGGAAATGGACTTGATCAAAAAGCTGGATTCTTTTCCTGCTGTTATTGAATCGGCCGCCCGTTACCTTGAACCTCATCGGGTAACCTATTTTGTTTCTGAGTTGGCGGCGCTTTTTCATTCCTATTACAATAAGAACCGGGTGATATCGGATGACCGGATATTGACGGGCGCTCGCCTGCTGCTGGTTGCCGAGCTTCAACTGGTGTTACAGATGGGATTGGGGCTCCTTGGGATTGATGCTCCTACGTCCATGTAGGTAAACAATGAATACCCTGCGAAATTTTGTTGTTATTTTTTTTCTTGGCATTATTGTTTTTTTGGCTGGCGTACTGGTGGGTAAGAGCCTGAGCGATCTGTCTCACCGTAAAATGGCTCAGGCAGTTGCAGAAATGCCGGCTACGCTGCCGGTACAACAGGTGGTTCCGGTTGCTGATCGGGAAAAAACTGCTTTAGGCGAAAGCGCCAGAGTAGCACCGGCACCGTTGCCGTTGTCTTTGCAGCCGGTTGCCGGATCGACAGATAGTGCCCAACAGGCGTCACCAACCACAGGGCTGCCGCTTCCGGGGGATGGTGCCCAGGAGATTCACTATACGTTCTACAAAACGTTGACCAGTGAGAAGGAAACACCGGTGGGTGCCGCTGAATCTGATCGGCGGTTGCCGGTGAAAAAGCCGGACACTGGAGTGGGAAAAAAGGATGCGATTTTGCTGCCCCGCACCCCGACTGTTCAGCCTGGAGGTATTGTTTTGCAGGTTGCGTCCTATGACCAGGAGGGGAAGGCCCGCTTGTTTCGCAACCATCTGGTTCAGGAGGGCTATGGTAAAGCTGTGGTGGTGGCCGCCGCCATTGCCGGGAAAGGCACCTGGTATCGGGTGCGGATTGTTGATATTCCTAATCCCCAGACTGCGATTCGTTTGCAGAAACGTCTGCAGGAACAGGAAGGCATTACCTCTTTTGTGGTAAAATAAAGCATGTTTTTCTGCTACGGGAAGATCTTCTGGTGTTTTATTTTTTTGTTAGCTAACGGCTTATTGTTTCCGAGGCATTTTGGCAAGGTTGCCAGACTGAAGCGCTCATGATAACTCCTGCGGCATCGATTTCTATAGATGGATAGTATAAACATTTTATGCAGATTACCCAGAAACAGATAAGAAATTTTTCCATCATTGCCCATATCGACCACGGTAAATCCACCCTTGCTGATCGTCTGTTGGAGATCACCGGCGCGGTAAGCTCCCGGGAGATGAGAGAACAGCTGCTGGATAGTATGGACCTTGAACGTGAACGGGGGATAACTATCAAGGCCCAGACCGTTCGTCTCCTCTATAAAGCCAAGGATGGCCTGCTCTATTCCCTGAATCTCATTGATACCCCCGGACATGTCGATTTTTCCTATGAAGTGTCCCGCAGTCTTGCGGCAACTGAAGGTGCAATTCTGGTGGTTGACGCGGTTCAGGGGGTCGAAGCCCAGACATTGGCCAATGTCTATCTGGCCATCGACGGCAATCTGGAAATTATTCCTGTTTTGAACAAGATTGATCTCCCCGTTGCTGATCCCGAACGGATTATCCATCAGATTGAAGAGGTGGTTGGTCTGCCGGCTGATGATGCCATATTGGTCAGCGCCAAAACCGGGGTTGGGGTAGGGGATTTACTGGAGGCTATTGTCCACCGTGTCCCGGCCCCAACCGGTGACCGGACAGCGCCGTTGAAAGCGATGATTTTTGATTCCTGGTTTGACTCCTACCAGGGTGTGGTGGCTATGATCAGGGTTTTTGAAGGTGAAATTACACCGGGAATGAAGATCAAAATGGTTTCCACCGGCAAGGAGTTTGAAGTATTGAAAATCGGCGTGCACACTCCGGTGGATATTCTGGTTACCAGCCTGGCTGCGGGTGAAGTAGGCTTCCTGGTTGCCGGGATTAAAGATGTCGCGGACTGCAAAATCGGCGATACGGTAACGACGGCTGCCAATAAAACGCCGGTTTCCCTGCCGGGTTTTCAGGAGATTAAGCCGATGGTGTTCAGCGGCCTGTATCCTGTCGATTCGGTCCAGTATGAGCCGTTGCGAGACGCTTTGGCAAAACTGCGCCTTAATGATGCCTCCTTTTTTTACCAGCCGGAAACGTCGGTTGCCTTGGGGTTTGGTTTTCGCTGTGGTTTTCTCGGCTTGCTGCATATGGAAATCATCCAGGAGCGGCTCGAGCGGGAGTACAATCTCGATCTGATTTCCACCGCGCCGACAGTTGTCTATCAGGTCAATATGCAAGACGGTTCTGTGGTGTATATTGATAATCCGAGCAAGCTGCCGCCACCCCAGGAATTCAGCTCCATAGAAGAGCCGGTGGTGCGGGCGACCATCCATGTCCCCAATGAGTATATTGGCAATATCATGAAGCTTTGTGAAGATAAGAGGGGCAAGCAGCAGGAGATAAAATATCTGGATGAAACCCGGGTGATGATAAGCTATGAATTGCCGCTTAATGAAATAGTTCTCGATTTCTACGACAAGCTGAAATCATTGTCCCGCGGCTATGCTTCCCTTGATTACGAGCCGGCCGGCTACCGACCGGCAAAACTGGTGAAGCTTGATATTCTCATCAACGGCGAGCTGGTCGATGCCCTGTCACTTATTGTTCATGAATCACGTTCTTTTGAGCGGGGGCGCGATCTGACGGTAAAAATGAAGCAGCTGATTCATTCGCAGATGTTTGAAGTTGCCATTCAGGCGGCGATTGGCAATAAGATCATTGCCCGGACAACTGTCAGAGCTTTGCGAAAAAATGTTACGGCTAAATGCTATGGTGGAGATATTACCCGCAAGCGCAAGTTGCTGGAGAAGCAGAAAGCCGGTAAAAAGAGGATGAAACGGGTGGGGAAGGTGGAGTTGCCCCAGGATGCCTTTCTGGCAATGCTTAATATCGATAACTGATGTTTGCGCGATGATATTCTGGTTGCTGAGACGCCGTCATTGGTGCCTCCCGGACTGTTCCATGCAGTTCGGCTGTGGTAGGTACGTGCATGCTCGTGCTCTGCTGCCGTGCAAGCTGTCCTTGATTTATCGGGTACCGCAGGCCACTGATCTGTCCTTGGGAATAACGTAGCTTTACACTGGAGATAACCTATGAGTTCTAATCGTTCAATAGGGGTAGTCCGGGAATACGCCGAATCGATAATTATTGCGGTAATTATCGCCCTGATCATCCGAGCCTTTATTGTTCAGGCGTTCAAAATTCCTTCGGGATCCATGGAGCCGACGCTGCTGATCGGCGACCATCTGTTGGTCAATAAATTCAGCTATGGCTTCCATATCCCTTTTACCGAGAAAAAACTCCTTGTCCGTAACGAACCGGAACGTGGTGATATTATAGTTTTTACCTATCCGGTAGACAATAAAAAAGATTTTATCAAGCGGGTTATCGGTTTGCCGGGTGAAACGGTTGAGATTCTCCAGAAAAAAATTTATATAGATGGCAAGCTTCTGGATGATCCTTATGGTACTTTTCGTGATCCCCTGACTGTTTCTCAGGTACCCCGGGATAATTTCGGCCCGGTGGTGGTGCCTGCGAATAATGTTTTTGTCATGGGAGATAATAGGGATCGAAGTTATGACAGCCGTTTCTGGGGTTTTGTCGATTACGGCAAGATAAAGGGCAAGGCAATGATTATCTACTGGTCATGGGACAAGCAGGCCAAAAAAATCTGGTATAAGGTGCGCGTTAGTCGTTTGGCTCAGTTAATCAGATAGTTGCTAAATTAGCGCAACGGCGGTAATTGTTCGTGCCGAAGGTGGGGAACGGCAGCATGGATGCGGTTAGCCGCATTGATGGAGGGAAAACATGGACCAACAACTGGACATCCGGTTTATAGTGGAAAAACAGCGCCTGGTTGCCTGTCCTCAAGGGGCACTTTCCGTTGCTGTTCGGGATCAGTTCTATGCCGGAATTGTTGATCGGTTGGCTGTTGAAGGACTGAAACATCTGGTCGTTGATCTGGGTGATGTTCCAAACATTGACTCATCCGCTCTGGGCGTCCTTTTTTCCCTCTACAAACACCTTGTCCAGAAAAACGGCAGCCTTGTTCTCCTGCGGCCAACCGGTATGGTTGCGGAAGTGGTTCATATAACCCATATGGAAAAGATTGTGCAGATCAAACAGAGTCTCGATGAACTGCCGCCCATTGAATAGCCTGTCGGTGAGGATGAGTCGATGCCTGTGAAGGGGAAGCCATGACACATGATACCTTTGTGCTTGATGATCGCGGGATGGCCATGGTGTTGTCACGAATGGCCTATGAAGTTCTGGAGCGTAACCCCCGTCAGCACGACCTGGTGCTGGTGGGAATTAGAACCAGGGGGGTGTATCTGGCCCAGCGGCTACAGGCCCTCTTTGTCCGGATTGCCGATCTTGATGTCCCACTTGGGGTTCTTGATATCACCCTTTACCGGGATGATTTAAGCCGCGGCATCCATCATCCGGTCCTGGAGAAAACGGATATTCCTTTTTCTCTTGACGATAAGGTGGTCATTCTTGTTGATGATGTTCTCTATACCGGCAGGACGGTTCGTGCAGCCATGGACGGTTTGATGGATTTCGGCCGGCCGCAAGCCATACAGCTGCTCGTTCTGGTGGACCGCGGTCTCAGGGAGCTGCCGATAATGCCCAACTTTGTCGGCAAGCATGTACCTTCATCACCTGCCGACCTTGTCAAGGTAAGGATGCAGGAAGGTGATGGCTACGATTCCGTAACGGTGAGCGTTGATTCACGTCAGTTGAAGGGATAGGGTAGATGGAAAAGAAGATTTTCCCCCATAAGGATCTCCTGGCTATTGAAGGGATGACCGCCCAGGAATTGATGACGATTTTGGAAACAGCGGAATCGTTCAAAGAGATATCTCGCCGACCGATCAAAAAAGTGCCGACTTTGCGAGGACAGACGGTCATCAACCTGTTTTATGAACCCAGTACCCGTACCCGTACCTCATTTGAAATTGCCGCCAAACGGCTCAGTGCTGACGCCGTCAATATTTCTGCTTCCACCAGCAGCGTTGTCAAGGGCGAGACCTTGTCGGATACGGTCAAAAATCTGCAGGCTATGGTTCCTGATATCATTGTCGTCAGGCATTCCTGTGTGGGGGCACCACATTTTATTGCCAGTCGGGTAGGAGCCAGCGTGGTGAATGCCGGTGACGGCGCAAACGAACATCCGACTCAGGCACTTCTTGATCTGTTGACCATCAAAGAGCATAAAAAAACGTTTGCGGATCTACAGGTGGCGATTATCGGCGATATCGTTCACAGTCGGGTGGCCCGTTCCAACATGCGTGCCTTTGCTCTTCTGGGGATACATACCCGGTTGTGTGGTCCACCGACGATGATGCCCCGGGTGATGGCCGGTTTTCCTGGGGTCAGGGTGTATAGCCGTCCCGAGGAAGCCATCGATGGAGCTGATGTGGTTATGATGCTGCGCATTCAGCTGGAGCGTCAGGAGGAAAGCCTGTTCCCTTCGGGAAATGAATATGCCAGGCTCTACGGTCTGAACCGGCAGCGTCTTGCTTATGCTAAGGACGATGTTATTATCATGCATCCGGGACCAATGAACCGTGGGGTGGAAATCACCTCGGAAATCGCCGATGGCAGCCGTTCGGTTATTCTTGATCAGGTGGAAAACGGTGTGGCGGTTCGGATGGCTGTTTTATACCTTTTAGGAGGGCATACAGAATGAATCGGCTGCTGCTGAAAGGGGGACGAGTCATTGATCCGTTGAATTCGCGTGATGAGAAGCTGGATCTTCTCATCGCCGCCGGCACCATTGTTGACGTTGGTAATAATTTGCAGTTGGCTCCTGAGGCTGGCCATACAATTGAGCTGGACAACCGATGGGTTATGCCGGGTGCGATTGACATGCATACCCACTTGCGGGAGCCGGGACAGGAATATAAGGAAACCATAGTCAGCGGTGCACAGGCGGCAGCCGCCGGTGGATTTACCGGCATAGCTTGCATGGCCAATACCCGACCGGTGAATGATTGTGCAGCCGTCACCCGTTTTATCTGTGAACAGGCCCGTGAAGCTGTTGTCAATGTCTATCCCATCGGCTCCGTCACCGTAGGCATGCAGGGGCGCCAGATGGTGGAAATGGCGGAAATGGCAGCCGCCGGAGTGGTTGCTTTTTCTGAAGATGGGAAGACGGTCGAAAATTCACGTTTGTATCGCCATGCCATGGAGTATGCCGGCAGCCTGGGGAAAATAATCATTTGTCACTGTCAGGACAGCTTCCTTTTCGGCAGCGGAGTGGTCCATGAAGGGGAGATTTCCGCCCTCTACGGACTGCCGGCCATACCTTCGCTGGCGGAGGAGATTGACACCGCTCGCTGCATCATGTTGGCTGAGTACCTTCAACTGCCGGTTCATATTGCCCATGTCAGTACCCGGGGTTCGGTGCGTCTGATTGCCGAGGCCAAGGAACGGGGGGTGAAGGTGACCGCGGAGGTGACCCCGCACCATTTTACGCTTGATCATCGGGCGGTGGTTGACCTCTACTATCGTCAGGATGTAGTTTATGGCCAGAGGCGGCAGTCTGCCAGGTTTAATCCCCTCACTAAAATGAGTCCACCCTTGAGGGAACCGGATGACGTAACGGCGATGGGACAGGCACTGGCGACCGGTGTTATTGATGTGATTGCCTCCGATCATGCGCCCCATGAAGCGACCGAGAAGGATGTTGAATATCAGCTGGCGCCATTCGGGGTGATCGGTCTTGAAACAACCCTGCCCCTTACATTGCGTCTGGTTGAGAATGGCTTGTTCAGCCCCTCGGTCATGGTTGAACGCTTGAGTGTGGCGCCGGCAAGGATTCTTGGTCTGGAGCAAAAGGGAGGTCTGGGGATCGGTATGGATGCCGATATTACTGTTATTGACCCAACGATTTCATGGACCATCGACGCAGAGCACTTTGCTTCAAAAAGTCGCAATACGCCTTTCAACGGCTGGCAGGTCCGCGGCAAGGCCGTGCTGACCATCGTTGGCGGGACCGTAGTCTATCAGGATGATCAATTCAGGTAATCGTCATAATTCACCGCAATAAGGTTTGGAGTACAAAGACACATGGCATTTTCGGCAACCAAGGCAGTCCTTGTATTGGCTGATGGAACGACATTTTCCGGACGTTCTTTCGGCGCCGCCGGCGAGGCGATCGGCGAAGTTGTTTTTAACACCAGCCTGACGGGATATCAGGAGGTGTTGACCGACCCATCATATCGCGGGCAGATGGTAACCATGACCTATCCTCAAATAGGCAACTATGGCGTCAATGCTGAGGATGTTGAGTCGCGAAAACTCTTTCTATCAGGATTTATCGTCAAGGAATATTGCCGCTATCCCAGCAACTGGCGGCAGAATGCCACCCTTGGCCGCTATCTTGAGCAGGCCGGTGTGGTAGGTATTGAGGGAATTGATACCCGCTTCCTGACCCGCCGTATCCGTTTAGCCGGGGCGATGCCGGGGATTATTTCCACCGTCGATGATGATCAGCAGAGTTTGCTGCGGAAGCTGAGTTCCTGGGCGGGTATTGAAGGAGTCAACTTGGTGGACGGGGCCAGTTGCAGCAGCAAATATGAGTGGCACCAGGGGCAGTGGACCATTGCCGGCGGTTATCAGCAGTCAAACGAGGCTGCGGCTTTCCATGTGGTTGCTTACGATTTTGGCATCAAATATAATATCCTGCGGCTGCTGGTCAATGCCGGCTGCAAGGTTACCGTTGTGCCCGCAGACACCTCTGCGCAGGAGGTGCTGGGCCTGAATCCCGATGGCGTTTTTCTTTCCAATGGCCCCGGTGATCCGGCCGCTTTACCTAATATCGTCCAACAGGTGCAGCAATTAATCCGCCGCAAGCCGATGTTTGGTATCTGTCTTGGGCATCAAATTATCGGGCTGGCCCTTGGCGGCAGAACCTATAAATTGAAATTCGGCCACCACGGCAGTAATCAGCCGGTAAAGGAGCTGGCTTCTGGAAAAGTTGAAATTACGTCCCAGAACCATGGTTTTTGCGTTGATACGGAGTCCCTGGGAGATGAGGTGGAAGTTACCCATATCAACCTTAATGATCATACGGTGGAGGGATTGCGTCATCGCCGCTATCCGCTTTTTTCAGTCCAGTATCATCCCGAAAGCTCCCCCGGCCCCCATGATTCAGCCTATCTGTTCAAGCAGTTTGTTCAGTTGATGGCCGCCAACAAGTAATGCTGCGCCGGTTGTGAGCAGCCTTGTCCAGCATGCGGAAGTGCTTGCTGGTCAGGAGGCGGTTTTAAGCTCAAAGGTGCCGTTTTCAAGCAGTAGATAGGAGTAGTCGGTCAGCCAGTCACCAAGGAAAAAAATCGGGCATTGCCGACCATTGACGGTCGTCCGTTGTTCTAGTGGTTGGTGGTAGTGGGCAATAATGGCAGCGTCATAGCCAACCTGGAGAATCTTTTGGAGTTTGGCCGTCAGGGTGGCGGGGATGCCATGTGCCTGCCGGCCGCGTTTGCGACTGCCGGCTGAAAGGCGGCGGGCCAGGCGGCGGGTGACAGAAGGCGGTATGAGATGAATAATCCTGGTGATCAGCTGGCTTTTTAACAGTTTATGCCATTTCAGGTAGAGCCATTGATCATCATTGAGTAGATCACCATGGGCCAGGTAGAGTCGCTGTCCGTCGATGGAAAGTGAAAGTTGGCGGGGATTGCTATGGGTCCGC from Candidatus Anaeroferrophillus wilburensis carries:
- a CDS encoding dihydroorotase, producing the protein MNRLLLKGGRVIDPLNSRDEKLDLLIAAGTIVDVGNNLQLAPEAGHTIELDNRWVMPGAIDMHTHLREPGQEYKETIVSGAQAAAAGGFTGIACMANTRPVNDCAAVTRFICEQAREAVVNVYPIGSVTVGMQGRQMVEMAEMAAAGVVAFSEDGKTVENSRLYRHAMEYAGSLGKIIICHCQDSFLFGSGVVHEGEISALYGLPAIPSLAEEIDTARCIMLAEYLQLPVHIAHVSTRGSVRLIAEAKERGVKVTAEVTPHHFTLDHRAVVDLYYRQDVVYGQRRQSARFNPLTKMSPPLREPDDVTAMGQALATGVIDVIASDHAPHEATEKDVEYQLAPFGVIGLETTLPLTLRLVENGLFSPSVMVERLSVAPARILGLEQKGGLGIGMDADITVIDPTISWTIDAEHFASKSRNTPFNGWQVRGKAVLTIVGGTVVYQDDQFR
- the lepB gene encoding signal peptidase I; amino-acid sequence: MSSNRSIGVVREYAESIIIAVIIALIIRAFIVQAFKIPSGSMEPTLLIGDHLLVNKFSYGFHIPFTEKKLLVRNEPERGDIIVFTYPVDNKKDFIKRVIGLPGETVEILQKKIYIDGKLLDDPYGTFRDPLTVSQVPRDNFGPVVVPANNVFVMGDNRDRSYDSRFWGFVDYGKIKGKAMIIYWSWDKQAKKIWYKVRVSRLAQLIR
- the carA gene encoding glutamine-hydrolyzing carbamoyl-phosphate synthase small subunit: MAFSATKAVLVLADGTTFSGRSFGAAGEAIGEVVFNTSLTGYQEVLTDPSYRGQMVTMTYPQIGNYGVNAEDVESRKLFLSGFIVKEYCRYPSNWRQNATLGRYLEQAGVVGIEGIDTRFLTRRIRLAGAMPGIISTVDDDQQSLLRKLSSWAGIEGVNLVDGASCSSKYEWHQGQWTIAGGYQQSNEAAAFHVVAYDFGIKYNILRLLVNAGCKVTVVPADTSAQEVLGLNPDGVFLSNGPGDPAALPNIVQQVQQLIRRKPMFGICLGHQIIGLALGGRTYKLKFGHHGSNQPVKELASGKVEITSQNHGFCVDTESLGDEVEVTHINLNDHTVEGLRHRRYPLFSVQYHPESSPGPHDSAYLFKQFVQLMAANK
- the pyrR gene encoding bifunctional pyr operon transcriptional regulator/uracil phosphoribosyltransferase PyrR, with amino-acid sequence MTHDTFVLDDRGMAMVLSRMAYEVLERNPRQHDLVLVGIRTRGVYLAQRLQALFVRIADLDVPLGVLDITLYRDDLSRGIHHPVLEKTDIPFSLDDKVVILVDDVLYTGRTVRAAMDGLMDFGRPQAIQLLVLVDRGLRELPIMPNFVGKHVPSSPADLVKVRMQEGDGYDSVTVSVDSRQLKG
- a CDS encoding UDP-2,3-diacylglucosamine diphosphatase — protein: MKSIFIADAHLKHPADKNYRKMVAFLSNLPHDVDNLIILGDFFDFWFGYHDVVYADYVPILATLETLVERGIRLYFVEGNHEINLGPYFCNHLRTHSNPRQLSLSIDGQRLYLAHGDLLNDDQWLYLKWHKLLKSQLITRIIHLIPPSVTRRLARRLSAGSRKRGRQAHGIPATLTAKLQKILQVGYDAAIIAHYHQPLEQRTTVNGRQCPIFFLGDWLTDYSYLLLENGTFELKTAS
- the lepA gene encoding elongation factor 4, which gives rise to MQITQKQIRNFSIIAHIDHGKSTLADRLLEITGAVSSREMREQLLDSMDLERERGITIKAQTVRLLYKAKDGLLYSLNLIDTPGHVDFSYEVSRSLAATEGAILVVDAVQGVEAQTLANVYLAIDGNLEIIPVLNKIDLPVADPERIIHQIEEVVGLPADDAILVSAKTGVGVGDLLEAIVHRVPAPTGDRTAPLKAMIFDSWFDSYQGVVAMIRVFEGEITPGMKIKMVSTGKEFEVLKIGVHTPVDILVTSLAAGEVGFLVAGIKDVADCKIGDTVTTAANKTPVSLPGFQEIKPMVFSGLYPVDSVQYEPLRDALAKLRLNDASFFYQPETSVALGFGFRCGFLGLLHMEIIQERLEREYNLDLISTAPTVVYQVNMQDGSVVYIDNPSKLPPPQEFSSIEEPVVRATIHVPNEYIGNIMKLCEDKRGKQQEIKYLDETRVMISYELPLNEIVLDFYDKLKSLSRGYASLDYEPAGYRPAKLVKLDILINGELVDALSLIVHESRSFERGRDLTVKMKQLIHSQMFEVAIQAAIGNKIIARTTVRALRKNVTAKCYGGDITRKRKLLEKQKAGKKRMKRVGKVELPQDAFLAMLNIDN
- a CDS encoding aspartate carbamoyltransferase catalytic subunit, whose translation is MEKKIFPHKDLLAIEGMTAQELMTILETAESFKEISRRPIKKVPTLRGQTVINLFYEPSTRTRTSFEIAAKRLSADAVNISASTSSVVKGETLSDTVKNLQAMVPDIIVVRHSCVGAPHFIASRVGASVVNAGDGANEHPTQALLDLLTIKEHKKTFADLQVAIIGDIVHSRVARSNMRAFALLGIHTRLCGPPTMMPRVMAGFPGVRVYSRPEEAIDGADVVMMLRIQLERQEESLFPSGNEYARLYGLNRQRLAYAKDDVIIMHPGPMNRGVEITSEIADGSRSVILDQVENGVAVRMAVLYLLGGHTE
- a CDS encoding STAS domain-containing protein, with the protein product MDQQLDIRFIVEKQRLVACPQGALSVAVRDQFYAGIVDRLAVEGLKHLVVDLGDVPNIDSSALGVLFSLYKHLVQKNGSLVLLRPTGMVAEVVHITHMEKIVQIKQSLDELPPIE
- a CDS encoding SPOR domain-containing protein; the encoded protein is MNTLRNFVVIFFLGIIVFLAGVLVGKSLSDLSHRKMAQAVAEMPATLPVQQVVPVADREKTALGESARVAPAPLPLSLQPVAGSTDSAQQASPTTGLPLPGDGAQEIHYTFYKTLTSEKETPVGAAESDRRLPVKKPDTGVGKKDAILLPRTPTVQPGGIVLQVASYDQEGKARLFRNHLVQEGYGKAVVVAAAIAGKGTWYRVRIVDIPNPQTAIRLQKRLQEQEGITSFVVK